In Brachybacterium fresconis, the genomic stretch GTCCTCCCCCTCGGAGAGGGCGAGCGCGTCGGGATCGGGGGAGCGGTCGGTGATCAGGCCCGTGAACCGTTCCAGGGAGGAGACCTCGAGGAACCCCGAGCCGGGCAGCTTCTCGTGGTCGGCCAGGAGGAACGCCGAGGTCGAGACCTCGAGGAGGCCGCGCTTGACCGGCACCTCGCTGGGGGTCGAGTCGAGCACGGTCCCGTCGGGCCGGATCCCGGAGGTGCCCAGGAACGCGACATCGACCCGGACCTGCCGCAGCGCGGATTCGGTCAGGGTGCCCACGAGGGACTGGTAGTTCGGGCGCAGCAGACCGCCGAGCACGACGATGTCGACGTCGGGGGCCTCGGCGAGCGCCTGGACCACGGCGAGCGAGGCGGTCACCACGGTCACGGACCGGCGCGCGAGCAGGGGGCACATCGCGGCGACGGTGGTGCCGATGTCCAGGGCGATCACGTCTCCGTCGGCGATGCAGGCCACGGCGCGCTCGGCGATCTGCCGCTTCGCCCTCGAGGCGGAGGTGGCGACGTCGGCGAAGGCCCGCACGTCGGCCTCGGGGCGGATGCTGCCGCGCACGTCGCAGGCGCCGCCGCGCACCCGGCGCACCGCCCCGGAGTCCGAGAGCAGCTCCAGGTCGCGGCGGATGGTGGCCTCGGAGACGGCGAAGTCCGTGCTCAAGCGGCCGACGGTCGCGGAGCCGTGGCGGCGCACGAGGGCGACGATGGCCTCGTGGCGTTCTTCGCTGAGCATGGCGTCACCGTAGCACCGTCCGCGCAATATCGAGCATGAACGAACAGCATTCCGCACAAGACTGCATATGCGAGCATGGTGTGACACCATGGTGCTCTGCGCCACAGCACCGCGGCTGTCGCCGCCCGCCTCCAGGAGGACCCCATGCGTCGTCTGTCCCGTCGTCATCTGCTCGGCTCGAGCGCCGCCGTCGGAGGGCTCGGCCTCCTCGCGGCCTGCGCCCCCGGCTCCGAGACCGGTTCCGGCGCGAGCGACGGGGGTGGCTCCGGCCCCGCCGCCTCCGACGTGGAGACCGACCCGGCGGCGATGGGCGAGATCACCCTGAAGGTCTGGGACCAGGAGGTCCGCGGCGCCCAGAACGACGCCATCGAATCACTCATCGACGCGTTCGAGAAGGAATACCCGAACATCACGATCGATCGGGTCAAGCAGTCCTTCGACGACCTGCAGCAGCAGTCCGGTCTGGCGCTGTCCGGCAACGACGTCCCGGACGTCCTGCAGGTCAACAACGCCCGCGGCGACATGGGCGAGTTCGTCAAGGCGGGGCAGCTCACCGACCTCACCGGCTACGCCGAGGCCTACGGCTGGGAGGAGCGCTTCCCCGAGTCGGTGCTGTCCAAGATGCGCTACTCCGCCGACGCCGTCACCTTCGGCAAGGGCTCCCTGTGGGGCCTTCCGCAGACCGGCGAGGTGTGCGGCATCTTCTACAGCACGAAGAAGCTCGAGGCGCTGGGGGTCGAGCCGCCGACGTCCTGGGACGCGGTGTACTCCCTGGTCGAGACCGCGCTGGAGGCCGGAGAGCTGCCGATCAAACTCGGCAACCTCGAGCAGTGGCCCGCCCTGCACGTCTTCGGTCCCCTGCAGGCCGCCTTCGTGCCCACGGACGACATCGTGAAACTGGCCATGGGCAACGAGGGCGCGGACTGGACCAGCCCGGAGAACCTCGAGGCCCTCACCCAGCTCGCCGACTGGGCCGGCGGCGGCGCGCTCGGCGACTCGCCCAACGGCCTCGCCTACGACACCGCGTGGGCGGAGTACACCGAGGGCGACGGCGTGCTGCTGATCGGCGGTTCCTGGCTGGGCCCGGACATGGAGGCCGTGATGGGGGAGGACCTGCGCTTCATGGCTCCGCCGGAGGGGGCCGACGGGACGATCGCCACCACCGGCGGCACCGGACTGCCCTTCTCGATCCCCGCCGCCGCCGCGAACGCCGATGCGGCCGCCGCCTACATCGACTACATCACCTCGGACTCCGCGATGGAGCTGATCGCGGAGGCCGGCGGCATGCCGGTGCTGCGCACCGCGGAGCTCTCCCCGGACTCCGGCGTGAACAAGGACATCTACGAGGCCTTCGACAAGGTCTCGATCGACGGGGTGCTGCTGCCCTACCTCGACTACGCCACGCCGACATTCGCCGACACCGCCGGCTCTGCCCTGCAGCAGGTCATCGGCGGCGAGAGCGACCCGGAAGGTGCCGCGGCGGAGCTGCAGACCGACTACGTGGAATTCACCGCGGAGGACTGACCCCGCCGATGTCGAAGAGCCCGCCCTCGGCGGTCGTGCGTTCGCGCGTGACCCCGTACCTGTTCATCCTGCCCGCGTTCGTCGTCTACGCGGCGTTCTCGCTGTACCCGCTGGTCCGGGCCGCCCAGTTCTCCCTGTACGACTGGCCCGGCTTCGGGCCCTCGACCTTCGTGGGCCTGGCGAACTACGTCGACCTCGCCGGGGACGAGGCGTTCCGGGCCGCCATCGGCAACGCCCTCGTGCTGATCGCGTTCTACGCCCTGCTACCGCTGGTGATCGGACTGGTGCTGGCGGCGATCTTCCGCCGCGGGCAGGTGCGCGGGATGGGCTTCTTCCGTTCCGTGATCTTCCTGCCGCAGGTGATCGCGCTGGTCGTGGTCGCCGTGGCGTGGCGGAACATCTACGCGCCCAACGGGCCGCTGAACGAGCTGCTGCGCGCCGTCGGGCTCGAGGAGCTGGCCCGCGGCTGGCTGGGCGACCCCGGAGCGGCGCTCCCGGCGGTCGGCTTCATCGGCACCTGGCTGGAGATGGGGCTGGTGATGCTGCTGCTGCTGGCCGGCATGAGCCGCATCCCCGATGACCTCTTCGAGGCGGCGCGCCTGGACGGCGCCGGCCCGGTGCGGGAGTTCTTCGCCATCACCCTGCCCTCGGTGCGCGGCGAGATCGTCGTCGCCCTGGTCCTGACCATCATCGCCGCGCTGAAGACCTTCGACCTGGTCTACATGACCACGTCCGGGGGACCGGGCAACGCCACCACCGTGCCCAGCTACGAGGTGTACTACCGGGCGTTCCAGCTGCGCGAGGTCGGCTCCGCCAGCGCCGTCGCCGTGGTGCTCACGATCCTGGTGTTCGCGATCAACGTGCTGGTCACCCGGATCGGGGAGCGATCACAGTGAGGGTCTCCGCCGGTGAGCGCACGATGAACTACATCGTGCTGGTGCTGTTCGCCCTGTTCGCCCTCGCCCCGATCCTCACGATCCTGGCCACGGCGTTCTCCCCGCAGATCGGCGAGCCGGCCGGACTGCATCCGGGCAACTTCGTCGAGGCCTGGCAGGTGGGCGGCTTCGGCCGCTCGCTGGGCAACTCGCTGATCGTCGCCGCGATCGTGGTCACCGCCGCCGTGACGCTGTCGGTGCTGTCCGGCTACGCCTTCGGCACCATGCGCTTCCCCGGCTCGACGGTGCTGTTCTACGTGTTCCTGCTGGGGCTGATGATCCCCACCGAGGCGACCGTCATCCCGCTGTTCTTCGACCTGCGGTCCCTGGGCCTGACCGACACCTACGCCGCGATCGCCCTGCCGCAGATCGCCCAGTCCGTCGCCTTCGGCACCTTCTGGCTGCGAGCCCAGTTCCGCACGATGCCGGTGAGCCTGCTGGAGGCGGCGGCGCTGGACGGGGCGGGCCCGATGCGCTCCCTGCGCAGCATCGTGGTGCCCTCCTCGGTGCCGGCTCTGACCACGCTGCTGGTGCTGGTGTTCATGTGGACCTGGAACGAATTCCTCATCGCCCTGGTCATGGCCCCCGGCGGAAATCTGCGCACCGCCCCGCTGGGTCTGTCCAACTTCCAGGGCCAGTACACCGCCGAGCTCGCCCTGCTCTCGGCCGGAGCCGTCATCGTCGCCCTGCCGATGGTGATCATGTTCCTGTTCCTGCAGAGGCACTTCATCCGCGGAATGCTCGAAGGAGCCGTGAAGTGATGACCGAGAACCGACCGACCCCTGACAGCCCGGACCTCAACAGTCCGACCCCAGATCTCCCGACGCCCGGCGCACCGACTGCCGGTGCATCGACCCCCGCCAGCCCGAGCCCCGACCGCCTCGCCGCCGATCCCGACCGGCCGACCACGGACAGCGCGCCCTCGGACCCGGCCCCGCCGACGTCGGCCGTCGAGCGACCCTGGCTCACCGCCCGGGAGGCCGCCGCCGTCGATGCCGCCTCCGACTGGGACCCCCTGGCCGGGACCCGCGGCCAGGAGGACCCGCCGTTGGACGTGCTGCTGAGCGGGACGGTCTTCTTCGACATCGTCTTCACGGGGCTGGACCGCCTGCCCGCCCCCGGCGAGGAGCTGTGGAGCAAGGGCATGGGATCCAGCCCCGGCGGCATCGCGAACCTCGCCGTGGCCGCCGCTCGCCTCGGCCTGCGCACCGGACTGGTGGCGGGGTTCGGCGACGACGCCTACGCGGACTGGATGTGGCACACCATGGCGCACGAGGAGGGCATCGACCTCTCCGCCTCGA encodes the following:
- a CDS encoding DeoR/GlpR family DNA-binding transcription regulator, with the protein product MLSEERHEAIVALVRRHGSATVGRLSTDFAVSEATIRRDLELLSDSGAVRRVRGGACDVRGSIRPEADVRAFADVATSASRAKRQIAERAVACIADGDVIALDIGTTVAAMCPLLARRSVTVVTASLAVVQALAEAPDVDIVVLGGLLRPNYQSLVGTLTESALRQVRVDVAFLGTSGIRPDGTVLDSTPSEVPVKRGLLEVSTSAFLLADHEKLPGSGFLEVSSLERFTGLITDRSPDPDALALSEGEDLEVLLP
- a CDS encoding ABC transporter substrate-binding protein, yielding MRRLSRRHLLGSSAAVGGLGLLAACAPGSETGSGASDGGGSGPAASDVETDPAAMGEITLKVWDQEVRGAQNDAIESLIDAFEKEYPNITIDRVKQSFDDLQQQSGLALSGNDVPDVLQVNNARGDMGEFVKAGQLTDLTGYAEAYGWEERFPESVLSKMRYSADAVTFGKGSLWGLPQTGEVCGIFYSTKKLEALGVEPPTSWDAVYSLVETALEAGELPIKLGNLEQWPALHVFGPLQAAFVPTDDIVKLAMGNEGADWTSPENLEALTQLADWAGGGALGDSPNGLAYDTAWAEYTEGDGVLLIGGSWLGPDMEAVMGEDLRFMAPPEGADGTIATTGGTGLPFSIPAAAANADAAAAYIDYITSDSAMELIAEAGGMPVLRTAELSPDSGVNKDIYEAFDKVSIDGVLLPYLDYATPTFADTAGSALQQVIGGESDPEGAAAELQTDYVEFTAED
- a CDS encoding carbohydrate ABC transporter permease produces the protein MSKSPPSAVVRSRVTPYLFILPAFVVYAAFSLYPLVRAAQFSLYDWPGFGPSTFVGLANYVDLAGDEAFRAAIGNALVLIAFYALLPLVIGLVLAAIFRRGQVRGMGFFRSVIFLPQVIALVVVAVAWRNIYAPNGPLNELLRAVGLEELARGWLGDPGAALPAVGFIGTWLEMGLVMLLLLAGMSRIPDDLFEAARLDGAGPVREFFAITLPSVRGEIVVALVLTIIAALKTFDLVYMTTSGGPGNATTVPSYEVYYRAFQLREVGSASAVAVVLTILVFAINVLVTRIGERSQ
- a CDS encoding carbohydrate ABC transporter permease, producing MRVSAGERTMNYIVLVLFALFALAPILTILATAFSPQIGEPAGLHPGNFVEAWQVGGFGRSLGNSLIVAAIVVTAAVTLSVLSGYAFGTMRFPGSTVLFYVFLLGLMIPTEATVIPLFFDLRSLGLTDTYAAIALPQIAQSVAFGTFWLRAQFRTMPVSLLEAAALDGAGPMRSLRSIVVPSSVPALTTLLVLVFMWTWNEFLIALVMAPGGNLRTAPLGLSNFQGQYTAELALLSAGAVIVALPMVIMFLFLQRHFIRGMLEGAVK